One Cucumis sativus cultivar 9930 chromosome 1, Cucumber_9930_V3, whole genome shotgun sequence DNA segment encodes these proteins:
- the LOC101206063 gene encoding uncharacterized protein LOC101206063 gives MGDMYELLKSIKEKMNTKVEDLGNTLKSITEHVKNQQASSSNAPPTNEFVNAWTFQQWLRLEHVDCSNDLDCSSPQKFLRKQKSANHSPSPTSKSHLPNDTPPAVAEAQMATLQLSLQNFPSTPTLSSLLRPPKSGRITHLPPRLLLSRTPAFKPHTKNSKWVVRCNLVDQIPPKSTLDVGRLVDFLHEDLSHLFDEQGIDRTAYDEQVRFRDPITKHDTISGYLFNISLLRELFRPEFFLHWVKQTGPYEITTRWTMVMKFALLPWKPELVFTGNSIMGINPETGKFCSHVDLWDSIQNNDYFSVEGLWDVFKQLRFYKTPELESPKYLILKRTAKYEVRKYAPFIVVETSGDKLAGSAGFNTVAGYIFGKNSTKEKIPMTTPVFTQKFNSESPKVSIQIVLPSEKDIDSLPDPEQDIVGLRKVEGGIAAVLKFSGKPIEEIVQEKAKELRSSLIKDGLKPRNGCLLARYNDPGRTWNFIMRNEVLIWLEEFSLE, from the exons atggGAGACATGTATGAACTTTTGAAGTCTATAAAGGAGAAGATGAATACAAAGGTTGAAGACCTAGGAAACACACTGAAGAGCATTACTGAACACGTGAAGAATCAGCAAGCTAGCTCTTCTAATGCACCACCAACTAACGAGTTTGTG AATGCATGGACATTTCAGCAATGGCTGAGACTGGAACACGTAGATTGTTCAAATGATTTGGATTGTTCTTCACCACAAAAATTTCTGAGGAAGCAAAAATCAGCCAATCACTCCCCGTCCCCTACCTCCAAATCCCACCTTCCCAATGACACTCCGCCGGCTGTGGCTGAGGCTCAAATGGCCACTCTTCAACTTTCCCTCCAAAACTTCCCCTCAACCCCAACACTCAGTTCCCTTCTCCGCCCACCGAAATCCGGCAGAATAACCCACCTCCCACCACGTTTACTTCTATCCAGAACTCCAGCTTTTAAACCTCATACCAAAAATTCTAAGTGGGTTGTTCGATGCAACTTGGTTGATCAAATCCCACCAAAATCGACGCTCGATGTAGGCCGATTGGTGGATTTCTTGCATGAAGATCTTTCCCATCTTTTCGATGAACAGGGGATTGATCGAACGGCGTACGACGAACAAGTGAGATTTCGTGACCCCATTACTAAGCACGATACGATTAGTGggtatttgtttaatatttccCTCTTGCGAGAACTCTTCAGGCCTGAATTCTTCTTGCACTGGGTTAAACAG ACAGGACCATATGAAATAACTACAAGATGGACTATGGTAATGAAGTTTGCCCTTCTACCATGGAAACCAGAATTAGTTTTCACAGGAAATTCCATCATGGGTATCAATCCAGAGACCGGCAAGTTCTGTAGTCACGTG gATCTCTGGGATTCGATACAAAACAACGACTACTTTTCAGTAGAAGGCCTTTGGGATGTTTTCAAGCAG CTTCGGTTTTATAAGACTCCAGAATTGGAATCACCCAAGTATCTGATTCTGAAAAGGACTGCAAAGTATGAG GTGAGGAAATATGCTCCATTTATAGTGGTAGAAACAAGTGGAGACAAGCTCGCTGGATCTGCAGGATTCAATACAGTTGCTGG GTATATATTTGGGAAGAACTCTACAAAGGAGAAGATACCCATGACCACTCCTGTATTCACCCAAAAGTTTAACTCTGAATCACCCAAAGTCTCCATTCAAATAGTTCTTCCTTCAGAGAAAGATATAGACAG TTTACCAGATCCTGAACAAGATATAGTTGGCTTGAGAAAGGTTGAAGGAGGTATTGCTGCAGTTTTGAAATTCAGTGGGAAACCTATTGAAGAGATTGTGCAAGAGAAGGCAAAAGAACTGCGTTCTAGTCTCATAAAGGATGGTCTCAAACCCAGGAACGGCTGTTTGCTTGCTCGGTATAATGACCCTGGAAGAACATGGAACTTTATAATG AGAAATGAGGTGCTAATATGGCTTGAAGAGTTCTCATTGGAGTAG